The Streptomyces sp. NBC_00440 genome contains a region encoding:
- a CDS encoding PucR family transcriptional regulator: MPPTLASLVHHSTLKLTVRAGEGHLETPVRWAHVSELADPVPYMEGGELLLITAMTLDTGDQEAMRRYVRRLAKAGVVGLGFAVGVHYEDIPPMLVAAAEEEGLPLLEVPRRTPFLAISKAVSAAIAADQYRSVTAGFEAQRELTRAALSGDGPGDLLVRLASHVNGWAALYDAAGTVVAVAPEWAARRAARLTSDVARLGERPAPASAVVGGSDDRVELQSLGTGRRPHGALAVGTGAPLGTAERYAVHSAIALLTLTTERSRSLRAAEDRLGAAVLRMLLAGEPDHARTVAGDLYNGLLDAPYRLLIAEGTSGALQELAESLEAGASRAGEMVLVVPEGERLVVLATDGGAAVTACTAYAQRIEAGQAQAEALHPAGAAGSAADDDQVVIGQSAPAGTIAAASAYRQAEQALSVARRRGRVLVEHEELATGSVVPLLADDAVRAFADGMLRPLHEHDATGRGDLVASLRAWLAHHGQWDAAAADLGVHRHTLRYRMRRVEEILGRSLDDPDVRMELWLALKATSMP; the protein is encoded by the coding sequence ATGCCGCCCACCCTTGCCTCGCTCGTCCACCACTCCACGCTCAAGCTCACCGTGCGTGCGGGGGAGGGCCATCTGGAGACGCCGGTGCGCTGGGCCCACGTCAGCGAATTGGCCGACCCCGTCCCGTACATGGAGGGCGGCGAGCTCCTCCTCATCACCGCGATGACGCTGGACACCGGGGACCAGGAGGCGATGCGGCGGTACGTGCGGCGGCTCGCCAAGGCCGGAGTCGTCGGGCTCGGGTTCGCCGTCGGCGTCCACTACGAGGACATCCCGCCCATGCTGGTCGCCGCTGCCGAGGAGGAGGGCCTGCCGCTCCTGGAGGTGCCCCGGCGCACGCCGTTCCTGGCCATCAGCAAGGCGGTGTCGGCCGCCATCGCCGCCGACCAGTACCGCTCGGTCACCGCGGGTTTCGAGGCCCAGCGCGAGCTGACCCGGGCCGCGCTGAGCGGCGACGGCCCCGGTGACCTGCTGGTGCGGCTCGCGTCGCACGTCAACGGCTGGGCCGCCCTGTACGACGCGGCCGGCACCGTCGTGGCCGTCGCCCCCGAGTGGGCCGCCCGCCGCGCCGCACGGCTCACATCGGACGTCGCCAGGCTCGGCGAGCGCCCGGCGCCCGCGAGCGCCGTCGTCGGCGGTTCCGACGACCGCGTGGAACTCCAGTCCCTCGGCACCGGCCGCCGCCCGCACGGCGCGCTGGCCGTCGGCACGGGCGCCCCGCTGGGCACCGCCGAGCGGTACGCGGTGCACTCGGCCATCGCCCTGCTCACCCTGACCACCGAACGCTCCCGGTCCCTGCGGGCGGCCGAGGACCGGCTGGGCGCGGCCGTGCTGCGGATGCTGCTCGCGGGGGAGCCCGACCACGCGCGCACGGTCGCGGGGGACCTCTACAACGGTCTGCTCGACGCCCCGTACCGGCTGCTCATCGCCGAGGGCACGTCCGGCGCGCTCCAGGAACTGGCCGAGTCGCTGGAGGCCGGTGCCTCCCGCGCGGGCGAGATGGTGCTCGTCGTGCCCGAGGGTGAGCGTCTCGTCGTGCTCGCCACCGACGGCGGGGCCGCGGTCACGGCCTGCACGGCCTACGCCCAGCGGATCGAAGCCGGCCAGGCCCAGGCGGAGGCCCTGCACCCCGCGGGCGCCGCGGGCTCCGCGGCCGACGACGACCAGGTCGTCATCGGGCAGTCCGCCCCGGCCGGCACGATCGCCGCCGCCTCCGCGTACCGCCAGGCCGAACAGGCGCTCTCGGTCGCCCGCCGGCGTGGCCGGGTCCTGGTCGAACACGAGGAACTGGCCACCGGATCCGTGGTGCCGCTGCTCGCCGACGACGCGGTACGGGCCTTCGCCGACGGGATGCTGCGCCCGCTGCACGAGCACGACGCGACCGGCCGCGGCGACCTCGTGGCGTCCCTGCGCGCCTGGCTCGCGCACCACGGCCAGTGGGACGCGGCCGCCGCGGACCTGGGGGTGCACCGGCACACGCTGCGGTACCGGATGCGGCGGGTGGAGGAGATCCTGGGGCGGTCGCTGGACGATCCGGACGTACGGATGGAGCTCTGGCTGGCGCTGAAGGCCACGAGCATGCCCTGA
- a CDS encoding aldehyde dehydrogenase family protein, which yields MTSTHAFWLAGRQATGDDTFDVTSPWDGRHVGTVAVPTDAQVEEAVAAAHAVRDEFAATPAHVRAAALDHVSRRLVERTEEIAQLITAENGKPIKWARGEVGRAVSVFRFAAEEARRYNGGEAQRLDTDAGGAGRLALTRRFPRGAVLGVAPFNFPLNLCAHKIAPAIAVGAPIILKPAPATPLSGLILGELLAETELPAGSWSVLPVANDKMPALVQDERLPVISFTGSDKVGFAIMDSVPRKHITLELGGNGAAVVLADYASEKDLDWAAARIATFSNYQGGQSCISVQRVIADASVYDRLVPKIVDAVAQQATGDPADAATDVGPLVSEDAARRVESWVDEAVQAGAKLLAGGSRDGASYAPTVLADVPADTTVACEEIFGPVLTLTRVEGEAEAFAAVNDSKYGLQAGVFTHDVQTAFRAHSALEVGGVIVGDVPSYRADQMPYGGAKQSGVGREGVRFAMEDYTYERVMVFTGLAL from the coding sequence ATGACCTCCACCCACGCCTTCTGGCTCGCCGGCCGCCAGGCCACCGGCGATGACACCTTCGATGTCACCTCCCCCTGGGACGGCCGGCACGTCGGTACGGTCGCCGTCCCGACCGACGCCCAGGTCGAGGAGGCCGTCGCCGCCGCGCACGCCGTCCGGGACGAGTTCGCCGCGACGCCCGCCCACGTCCGCGCCGCCGCCCTGGACCACGTCTCCCGCCGTCTGGTCGAGCGCACGGAGGAGATCGCGCAGCTGATCACCGCCGAGAACGGCAAGCCCATCAAGTGGGCCCGCGGCGAAGTCGGCCGCGCCGTATCGGTGTTCCGGTTCGCCGCCGAGGAGGCCCGCCGCTACAACGGCGGCGAGGCGCAGCGCCTCGACACCGACGCGGGCGGCGCCGGCCGCCTCGCGCTGACGCGCCGCTTCCCGCGCGGCGCGGTCCTGGGTGTCGCGCCGTTCAACTTCCCGCTGAACCTCTGCGCCCACAAGATCGCCCCCGCCATCGCGGTCGGCGCGCCGATCATCCTCAAGCCCGCCCCGGCGACCCCGCTCTCGGGTCTCATCCTCGGCGAGCTGCTGGCCGAGACCGAGCTGCCCGCGGGCTCCTGGTCGGTCCTGCCGGTCGCCAACGACAAGATGCCCGCCCTCGTCCAGGACGAGCGGCTCCCGGTCATCTCCTTCACCGGCTCCGACAAGGTCGGCTTCGCGATCATGGACTCGGTCCCGCGCAAGCACATCACCCTGGAGCTCGGCGGGAACGGCGCTGCCGTGGTCCTCGCCGACTACGCGTCCGAGAAGGACCTCGACTGGGCCGCCGCGCGCATCGCGACCTTCTCGAACTACCAGGGCGGCCAGTCCTGCATCTCGGTCCAGCGTGTGATCGCCGACGCCTCGGTGTACGACCGGCTCGTCCCGAAGATCGTCGACGCCGTCGCCCAGCAGGCCACCGGCGACCCCGCCGACGCGGCCACCGACGTCGGCCCGCTGGTCAGCGAGGACGCGGCCAGGCGGGTCGAGTCCTGGGTCGACGAGGCGGTACAGGCGGGCGCCAAGCTGCTCGCGGGCGGCTCCAGGGACGGCGCCAGCTATGCGCCGACCGTGCTCGCCGACGTCCCCGCGGACACCACGGTCGCCTGCGAGGAGATCTTCGGCCCGGTCCTGACGCTCACCAGGGTCGAGGGCGAGGCGGAGGCGTTCGCCGCCGTCAACGACTCGAAGTACGGCCTGCAGGCGGGCGTGTTCACGCACGACGTGCAGACGGCGTTCCGCGCCCACAGCGCTCTGGAGGTCGGCGGTGTGATCGTCGGTGACGTGCCCTCGTACCGCGCGGACCAGATGCCGTACGGCGGCGCCAAGCAGTCCGGCGTCGGCCGTGAGGGCGTGCGCTTCGCGATGGAGGACTACACCTACGAGCGGGTCATGGTCTTCACGGGCCTCGCCCTCTGA